Proteins encoded in a region of the Massilia sp. UMI-21 genome:
- a CDS encoding phenylacetic acid degradation protein PaaY: MVKVYEIDGVRPVVHPSAYVHPSAVLIGDVIVGPRCYIGPLASMRGDFGRLVLEEGANLQDTCVMHGFAGEDTVVEVDGHIGHGAVLHGCRIKRNAMVGMNAVVMDKAVVGEESIVAAMSFVKAGMIIPPRSMVMGTPAKIMRELTDDDVRWKSFGTRQYHELNVRSLQGMREVEALSEVEPNRKGIEFDPSGMHKPKT; encoded by the coding sequence ATGGTCAAGGTGTACGAGATCGACGGCGTGCGGCCGGTGGTGCATCCGAGTGCCTACGTGCATCCGAGCGCGGTCCTGATCGGCGACGTGATCGTCGGCCCGCGCTGCTACATCGGCCCGCTGGCCTCGATGCGCGGCGACTTCGGCCGACTGGTGCTGGAAGAGGGCGCCAACCTGCAGGATACCTGCGTGATGCACGGCTTCGCCGGCGAGGACACCGTGGTCGAGGTCGACGGCCACATCGGCCACGGCGCGGTGCTGCACGGCTGCCGCATCAAGCGCAACGCGATGGTGGGCATGAATGCGGTGGTGATGGACAAGGCGGTGGTCGGCGAAGAATCGATCGTCGCCGCCATGAGCTTCGTGAAGGCCGGGATGATCATCCCGCCGCGCAGCATGGTGATGGGCACGCCCGCGAAAATCATGCGTGAACTCACCGATGACGACGTGCGGTGGAAGAGCTTCGGCACGCGCCAGTACCACGAGCTGAACGTGCGCTCGCTGCAGGGCATGCGCGAGGTCGAGGCGCTGAGCGAGGTCGAGCCGAACCGCAAGGGCATCGAATTCGACCCCAGCGGCATGCACAAACCGAAAACCTGA
- the paaZ gene encoding phenylacetic acid degradation bifunctional protein PaaZ, with protein MGNIATLQSLIAGRWHGTEAHTPLHSALNNELIYHTHAEKIDFDEAVTYGRKTGIPALMALDFQQRAQRLKALAMYMMERKEELYEISHLTGATRPDSWVDVEGGIGTLFAYASMGGRELPSSNVLHEGPAIALGKRGGFAGTHILVPRGGLAVHINAFNFPIWGMLEKFAPSFLAAMPCIVKPATATSYLTQATVKMMMESKLLPEGALQLVIGSTGDLLDRLGGFDAVTFTGSADTAAKLKANPNLIRESVPFTAEADSLNCAILAPDVTPDDPEFDLFVKEVAREMTGKAGQKCTAIRRVIVPEQHADAVGARLRERLTRITVGNPKVEGVRMGALASMDQHRDVSERVEMLARGNEVLFSARDGFSPVGEGAASGAFFAPTLLLCRNAMVNDAVHDIEAFGPVSTMMTYRDIDEALHLAARGKGSLVTTLVTRDPAIAAHAVPVAAASHGRVHILERESAVDSTGHGSPLPQLKHGGPGRAGGGEELGGIRAVKHFLQRAAVQGSPTMLTAVTGEYVRGGAVKETEVHPFRRWFEDLEVGHSLLTHRRTVSEADIVNFGGVSGDYFYMHFDEIAAKDTQFGKRIAHGYFVLSAAAGLFVSPAPGPVLANYGLDNLRFVAPVAIGDTIRARLTCKRKVDRNRVDEQGRGQGVVAWDVQVTNQHDELVASYDILTLVQKRG; from the coding sequence ATGGGCAACATCGCAACCCTGCAAAGCCTGATCGCCGGCCGCTGGCATGGGACTGAAGCACACACGCCGCTGCACAGCGCGCTGAACAACGAACTCATCTATCACACCCACGCCGAGAAGATCGACTTCGACGAAGCCGTCACCTATGGCCGCAAGACCGGCATCCCGGCCCTGATGGCGCTCGACTTCCAGCAGCGCGCCCAGCGCCTGAAGGCCCTGGCCATGTACATGATGGAGCGCAAGGAAGAACTGTACGAGATCTCGCATCTCACCGGCGCCACCCGCCCGGACAGCTGGGTCGACGTCGAAGGCGGCATCGGCACCCTGTTCGCCTACGCCAGCATGGGCGGCCGCGAGCTGCCGTCCTCGAACGTGCTGCACGAAGGTCCGGCGATCGCCCTGGGCAAGCGCGGCGGCTTCGCCGGCACCCACATCCTGGTGCCGCGCGGCGGCCTTGCCGTGCACATCAACGCCTTCAACTTCCCGATCTGGGGCATGCTGGAAAAATTCGCGCCGAGCTTCCTGGCCGCGATGCCCTGCATCGTCAAGCCGGCCACCGCCACCAGCTACCTGACCCAGGCCACCGTCAAGATGATGATGGAATCGAAGCTGCTGCCGGAAGGCGCGCTGCAGCTGGTCATCGGTTCCACCGGCGACCTGCTCGATCGCCTGGGCGGCTTCGACGCGGTCACCTTCACCGGCTCGGCCGACACCGCCGCCAAGCTGAAGGCCAACCCGAACCTGATCCGCGAATCGGTGCCGTTCACCGCCGAAGCCGACTCGCTGAACTGCGCCATCCTGGCGCCGGACGTGACGCCCGACGACCCCGAATTCGACCTGTTCGTGAAGGAAGTCGCGCGCGAGATGACCGGCAAGGCGGGCCAGAAGTGCACCGCGATCCGCCGCGTCATCGTGCCCGAGCAGCATGCCGATGCCGTGGGCGCGCGCCTGCGCGAGCGCCTGACCAGGATCACGGTCGGCAACCCGAAGGTCGAGGGCGTGCGCATGGGGGCGCTGGCCTCGATGGACCAGCACCGCGACGTGTCGGAACGCGTCGAGATGCTGGCGCGCGGTAATGAAGTGTTGTTCAGCGCCCGCGACGGTTTCAGCCCGGTGGGCGAGGGCGCAGCTAGCGGCGCCTTCTTCGCGCCGACCCTGCTGCTGTGCCGGAATGCGATGGTCAACGACGCCGTGCACGACATCGAAGCCTTCGGCCCGGTCAGCACGATGATGACCTACCGCGACATCGACGAAGCCCTGCATTTGGCCGCGCGCGGCAAGGGCAGCCTGGTGACGACGCTGGTGACCAGGGACCCGGCGATTGCCGCCCATGCGGTGCCGGTCGCCGCTGCCTCGCACGGCCGGGTGCACATTCTCGAGCGCGAATCGGCGGTGGATTCCACCGGCCACGGCTCGCCGCTGCCGCAACTGAAGCACGGCGGCCCGGGCCGCGCCGGCGGCGGCGAGGAGCTGGGCGGCATCCGCGCCGTGAAACACTTCCTGCAGCGCGCCGCGGTGCAGGGCTCGCCCACCATGCTGACTGCCGTGACGGGCGAGTACGTGCGCGGCGGCGCGGTCAAGGAAACGGAAGTGCACCCCTTCCGCCGCTGGTTCGAAGACCTGGAAGTGGGCCACTCGCTGCTGACCCACCGCCGCACCGTGAGCGAAGCCGACATCGTCAATTTCGGCGGCGTCTCGGGCGACTACTTCTACATGCACTTCGACGAGATCGCGGCCAAGGACACCCAGTTCGGCAAGCGCATCGCGCACGGCTACTTCGTGCTGTCGGCGGCGGCGGGCCTGTTCGTGTCGCCGGCGCCGGGCCCGGTGCTGGCCAACTACGGCCTGGACAACCTGCGCTTCGTGGCCCCGGTGGCGATCGGCGACACCATCCGCGCACGCCTCACCTGCAAGCGCAAGGTCGACCGCAACCGTGTCGACGAGCAGGGCCGCGGCCAGGGCGTGGTGGCCTGGGACGTGCAGGTAACGAATCAACACGACGAACTGGTGGCGAGTTACGATATCCTGACGCTGGTACAAAAGCGCGGCTGA